The following coding sequences are from one Gammaproteobacteria bacterium window:
- the mreD gene encoding rod shape-determining protein MreD — protein MMTHCKHYWVVPVSLSIALILMIMPLPPHLQPFRPDWLSLVVLYWGMAIPSRFGLGLAWLFALLLDVSQGTLLGQHAFGLCLILYVVLRMHRQVRVSSFIQQAIFIAVLLLLKQLLVLWVDGIVGRSVESLWLYFTPSLIGMLLWPFVFIILRDIRRSLHIR, from the coding sequence ATGATGACCCATTGCAAACATTACTGGGTGGTACCTGTCAGTCTCAGCATCGCCTTAATTCTAATGATCATGCCACTGCCGCCTCATTTACAACCCTTCCGCCCCGACTGGTTAAGTTTGGTGGTGCTCTACTGGGGGATGGCCATTCCAAGCCGCTTCGGTCTCGGCTTAGCGTGGTTGTTTGCGCTGTTACTGGATGTCTCTCAAGGTACTCTTCTAGGACAACACGCCTTTGGTCTCTGCCTGATCCTCTACGTTGTTTTGCGTATGCACCGTCAAGTCCGCGTCTCCAGTTTTATCCAGCAAGCCATCTTTATTGCCGTGCTGCTGCTGCTCAAACAACTGCTGGTACTGTGGGTCGATGGCATCGTTGGCCGCTCTGTGGAAAGTCTCTGGCTCTATTTCACCCCCTCGCTGATCGGCATGCTGCTCTGGCCATTTGTGTTTATTATTCTGCGTGACATTCGCCGCAGCTTACACATTCGCTAA
- the mreC gene encoding rod shape-determining protein MreC — protein sequence MRPLFQKNTALNLRLFFFMALSAAAMLTDHRHQHLQEVRSSLSQALYPLQYLVNLPSRLANWSSEIFSSHGQLLQENQRLKQQQLLLQARLQKLEIIDSENARLRELLHASFKVGENVLVAEMLAVDMDPYRQQVVINKGSNDNAYEGQPLIDAHGIIGQIIHAYPYSSEALLLTDLSHSIPAQLNRNGLRTIVSGTGKTNQLKLLYISNSADIRIGDRIISSGLGGIFPANYPIGVVRTVKHYPGRDFVEAYATPSAHVGRSREVLLVWDKAKLAADTQAAEAAKARP from the coding sequence ATGCGGCCACTTTTTCAGAAAAACACAGCTCTCAATTTACGCCTGTTTTTTTTTATGGCTCTCTCTGCTGCTGCCATGTTAACCGACCATCGTCACCAGCATTTGCAAGAGGTGCGCAGCAGCCTCAGCCAAGCCCTCTATCCACTGCAATACTTAGTGAACCTGCCCTCACGGTTGGCCAACTGGAGTTCGGAGATTTTTAGCAGTCACGGTCAACTGCTGCAAGAAAACCAGCGACTCAAACAACAACAGCTGCTGCTGCAAGCCCGTCTGCAAAAACTGGAGATCATCGACAGCGAAAATGCTCGTCTGCGCGAACTGCTGCACGCCTCTTTCAAAGTCGGAGAAAATGTCTTGGTGGCAGAGATGTTAGCCGTCGATATGGATCCTTATCGTCAACAGGTCGTGATCAACAAGGGCAGCAACGACAACGCTTATGAAGGCCAACCCCTCATCGACGCCCACGGCATTATTGGTCAAATCATCCATGCTTATCCTTATTCATCAGAAGCACTGTTACTGACCGACCTGAGCCACTCTATACCGGCACAACTGAATCGCAACGGTCTGCGCACCATCGTCTCTGGTACCGGCAAAACCAATCAGTTAAAGTTACTCTATATCTCTAACAGCGCCGATATTCGTATTGGTGATCGCATTATCAGTTCCGGTTTAGGCGGCATCTTTCCCGCCAACTACCCTATTGGTGTAGTCCGCACGGTGAAACATTATCCAGGGCGTGATTTTGTCGAGGCCTACGCAACCCCCAGTGCCCACGTTGGCCGCAGTCGTGAAGTGTTGTTGGTCTGGGATAAAGCCAAACTCGCAGCTGATACTCAGGCTGCTGAAGCGGCTAAGGCGCGGCCATGA
- a CDS encoding diguanylate cyclase, translated as MIFDFFAKQWRLKLLWLLVFVVFILGLLLWSRDVDVSLHNERLELLSEARGLEARLDQGVLQVASLSLVQYDPLLDVTHGLYDIIGQFSTLDNGFRHRTNRVIAHYLDRYSSDLNAKIWLLERIKSRAALVRNGLHYLTLVATELRQVNEPKKDQVIAFLDELYRYTIFPDEVHFNFLQRKLTALKKVQMSSNKQQKLVDNVLFHMSSNLTSLKMLATLQNRYSAVQSVDSFESLRLAYRNFYNSSRQRSEQFSYLLWFCILILLWGLTRLVAQLGYSEMNLQRALVDLKKLSLATEQSPISIIITDTHGFVEYVNPHFEQASGYAFADVVGQNFSLMQIEDKSKTECVRLWKMVSAGKTWRGEVNSIRKDGSLYWESVMVSSLKDDKGKVSHYIALKEDISLRKQAEEQVLYQAQYDALTGLPNRSLMLDRLQQSIVTAKREHWLMALLFLDLDNFKSVNDTLGHKAGDTLLQAVSQRLQECVRAMDMVARFGGDEFVLLLQDIHDAENAALISEKIIHSLAKPFQIENRNIYIGCSIGISSVSRGQFGSGSVAAIRRYGHVSC; from the coding sequence ATGATATTTGATTTTTTTGCTAAGCAGTGGCGTTTGAAGCTTCTTTGGTTATTGGTCTTTGTGGTGTTTATTTTGGGCTTGTTACTCTGGAGTCGTGACGTTGATGTCAGCCTGCATAATGAACGCTTGGAATTGCTGTCTGAGGCCAGAGGTTTAGAGGCACGCTTGGATCAAGGGGTGTTGCAAGTTGCTTCATTGAGTTTGGTGCAATACGATCCGCTGTTGGATGTGACTCATGGTCTGTATGACATCATTGGCCAATTTTCCACGCTTGATAATGGTTTTCGTCATCGCACCAATCGTGTTATTGCCCATTATTTGGATCGTTACAGCAGCGATTTGAATGCAAAAATATGGTTGCTGGAACGGATTAAATCACGGGCGGCACTGGTGCGCAATGGGTTGCACTACTTGACCCTTGTTGCGACTGAGTTGCGGCAAGTAAACGAGCCTAAAAAAGATCAGGTTATCGCCTTTTTAGATGAGTTGTATCGGTACACTATTTTTCCGGATGAAGTGCATTTTAATTTTTTACAGCGGAAGTTGACCGCGCTGAAAAAAGTGCAGATGAGTTCGAATAAACAGCAAAAATTGGTTGATAACGTGTTGTTTCATATGTCGTCTAATTTAACCAGTTTGAAAATGTTGGCAACTCTGCAAAATCGTTACTCTGCGGTACAAAGTGTTGATAGTTTTGAGAGCTTACGCCTTGCTTACCGTAATTTTTACAATTCCAGCCGTCAACGTTCGGAGCAGTTCAGTTATTTGCTCTGGTTTTGTATTTTAATTTTATTATGGGGTTTGACGCGACTGGTAGCACAGTTGGGATACTCTGAGATGAATTTGCAAAGAGCGCTGGTTGATCTGAAAAAATTGAGTTTGGCCACCGAGCAGAGTCCCATCTCGATTATCATTACCGATACACACGGCTTTGTTGAGTACGTTAACCCCCATTTTGAACAGGCTTCCGGTTATGCCTTTGCTGACGTTGTTGGGCAAAATTTCAGCTTGATGCAAATTGAAGATAAATCCAAAACGGAGTGTGTCCGCCTGTGGAAAATGGTCAGTGCGGGTAAAACCTGGCGCGGCGAGGTTAATAGCATTCGTAAAGACGGTTCGCTCTATTGGGAAAGTGTGATGGTTTCCTCTTTGAAAGATGATAAAGGCAAGGTCAGTCACTATATTGCTTTGAAAGAGGACATCAGTCTGCGCAAACAGGCTGAAGAGCAAGTGCTGTATCAAGCTCAATACGATGCTTTGACCGGTCTGCCCAACCGCAGTTTGATGTTGGATCGTTTGCAGCAGTCGATTGTGACGGCGAAACGAGAGCACTGGTTGATGGCGCTGTTGTTTTTGGATCTGGATAACTTTAAATCTGTTAATGATACCTTGGGGCATAAAGCGGGAGATACCTTATTGCAAGCGGTCTCACAACGGTTGCAAGAGTGCGTGCGGGCGATGGATATGGTGGCGCGTTTTGGTGGCGATGAGTTTGTGCTGTTATTGCAAGACATTCATGATGCAGAAAATGCGGCGCTGATTTCGGAAAAAATCATTCATTCTCTGGCCAAACCCTTTCAGATTGAAAACCGAAACATTTATATTGGTTGCAGTATCGGTATTAGCTCTGTTTCCCGAGGACAGTTTGGGAGCGGATCAGTTGCTGCAATACGCCGATATGGCCATGTATCGTGCTAA
- a CDS encoding SlyX family protein yields MNQRIDELEIKLTLQEQTIDELNSVITGHEQRLSQLEQQLRLLHTQLKTITSSNVTPAGEEPPPPHY; encoded by the coding sequence ATGAACCAACGCATTGACGAGCTAGAGATCAAGCTCACTCTACAAGAACAGACCATTGACGAACTCAACAGCGTCATTACCGGCCACGAGCAACGCCTCAGCCAACTGGAACAGCAACTGCGTCTGCTGCACACCCAGCTCAAAACCATCACCAGCAGCAACGTCACTCCCGCAGGTGAAGAGCCACCGCCACCGCACTACTGA
- a CDS encoding rod shape-determining protein: MFNRLRGLFSTDLSIDLGTANTLIYVRGKGIVLNEPSVVSIRQSGPGGTKSIQAYGEEAKKMIGRTPQNITAIRPMRDGVIADFHITEKMLQHFIRKVHDTRILRPSPRVLVCVPCGATQVERRAIRESAIGAGARSVYLIEEPMAAAIGAGMPVDEACGSMVLDIGGGTSEVAVMSLNGIVYSASVRIGGDRFNDSILNYVRRNYGVLIGEATAERIKHEIGSAYPGKELLEMDVKGRNLSEGVPRSITLNSNEILEALQEPLYGIVSAVKTALEQTPPELGSDVAERGIVLTGGGALLRDLDRLLMEETGLPIVIAEDPLTCVTRGGGRVLELIDEHGDEFLSVE; this comes from the coding sequence ATGTTTAACCGTCTTCGAGGTCTTTTTTCCACCGATCTCTCTATCGATTTAGGCACCGCCAACACCCTCATCTACGTACGCGGCAAAGGCATCGTACTCAACGAACCCTCTGTGGTCTCCATTCGCCAGAGTGGGCCGGGCGGCACCAAATCGATCCAAGCCTACGGCGAAGAGGCCAAAAAGATGATTGGCCGCACCCCGCAAAACATCACCGCCATTCGCCCCATGCGCGACGGCGTAATCGCGGACTTTCACATCACCGAAAAAATGTTGCAGCACTTTATTCGTAAAGTACACGACACCCGCATTTTGCGTCCCAGCCCACGGGTCTTGGTCTGTGTTCCCTGCGGTGCCACCCAAGTGGAGCGCCGCGCCATTCGTGAATCGGCCATCGGCGCGGGCGCACGCAGCGTCTACCTGATTGAAGAGCCGATGGCCGCTGCCATCGGCGCAGGAATGCCCGTCGATGAAGCCTGTGGTTCCATGGTACTCGACATCGGCGGCGGCACCTCCGAGGTGGCCGTGATGTCCCTCAATGGCATCGTCTATTCCGCCTCGGTTCGCATCGGCGGTGATCGTTTTAATGACTCCATTCTCAATTACGTGCGCCGCAACTACGGCGTCTTGATCGGTGAAGCCACCGCCGAAAGAATCAAACATGAAATCGGCTCAGCCTACCCAGGCAAAGAGCTGCTGGAAATGGACGTTAAGGGTCGCAATCTCTCAGAAGGGGTTCCACGCAGCATCACCCTCAACAGCAACGAAATACTTGAAGCCTTGCAAGAGCCGCTCTACGGCATTGTCAGCGCGGTAAAAACCGCCCTAGAACAGACCCCGCCCGAGTTGGGCTCTGATGTTGCAGAACGCGGCATTGTCCTCACCGGTGGCGGCGCTCTGCTGCGCGACTTGGATCGACTCTTAATGGAAGAGACCGGCCTGCCCATCGTCATTGCCGAAGACCCGCTGACCTGTGTCACTCGTGGCGGTGGTCGAGTTTTAGAGTTAATCGACGAACACGGTGATGAGTTTTTATCTGTAGAGTAA
- a CDS encoding cytochrome c peroxidase — MCRDALIVVFCLATLLLLPSLSGAELEMRDEPIRPLPLSSAEDPAKVALGWQLFQDKRLSASGQISCSSCHRLDYYGMEREAFSIGANEQLEEVKTPTVINSQFNFRQFWDGRVVTLAEQVEATIENQLELNNNWQQLLFRLRKDEALRQQFGQIYEQGLDKNSVVDAIVTFERTLISSNSAFDRWLRGEESALSKKALQGYALFKSYGCISCHQGQNVGGNMFARMGAMGNYFIDRNDDMKQSDLGLFTLTDHEDDKHVFKVPSLRFAAVNRYFFHDASVDSLQEAIQIMGKYQLGRKLPDKDIVLIEAFLKSLLGDLPPAFSKPTVVSQ; from the coding sequence ATGTGTCGAGACGCTTTGATTGTTGTTTTTTGCTTGGCAACGCTGCTGCTTTTACCGTCGCTGTCTGGAGCAGAGCTGGAAATGCGGGATGAACCGATTCGACCGCTGCCCCTAAGCAGTGCGGAGGATCCGGCTAAGGTGGCTCTGGGTTGGCAGCTGTTTCAAGACAAACGTCTTTCTGCCAGCGGTCAGATCAGCTGCTCCAGTTGCCACCGTTTGGATTATTACGGTATGGAAAGAGAGGCTTTCTCGATAGGTGCGAATGAGCAGCTTGAAGAGGTAAAGACCCCGACGGTGATCAACAGTCAGTTTAACTTTCGTCAGTTTTGGGATGGACGGGTGGTGACCTTAGCGGAGCAGGTTGAGGCTACGATTGAGAATCAATTAGAATTGAATAACAATTGGCAGCAGTTACTCTTTCGATTGCGTAAGGATGAGGCATTGCGCCAGCAGTTTGGGCAAATTTATGAACAGGGTCTGGATAAAAACTCGGTGGTGGATGCGATTGTCACCTTTGAACGCACCTTGATCAGCAGCAATTCAGCCTTTGACCGTTGGCTTCGAGGTGAAGAGTCTGCGCTTTCCAAAAAGGCCTTGCAGGGTTACGCTCTGTTTAAATCGTATGGCTGCATCAGTTGCCATCAGGGGCAAAATGTGGGTGGTAATATGTTTGCCCGCATGGGGGCGATGGGCAATTATTTTATCGACCGCAACGACGATATGAAACAGTCGGATTTAGGGCTATTTACCCTCACCGACCATGAAGACGATAAACATGTGTTTAAAGTACCGAGTTTGCGCTTTGCGGCAGTGAATCGTTACTTTTTCCATGATGCCAGTGTTGATTCTTTACAAGAGGCGATTCAAATAATGGGCAAATATCAGTTGGGCAGAAAACTGCCAGATAAAGACATTGTTTTAATCGAAGCATTTTTGAAATCACTACTGGGTGATTTGCCTCCAGCTTTTTCAAAACCAACGGTTGTTTCTCAGTGA